The Metabacillus schmidteae genome has a segment encoding these proteins:
- a CDS encoding sporulation YhaL family protein encodes MVILPWWIYLCIIGILISGYMAFKTSRQDKMIDEDFIEKEGQVYLDRIEQERQKKKALLEQQPLQDDQSAS; translated from the coding sequence ATGGTGATATTACCTTGGTGGATTTATTTATGTATTATTGGAATTCTCATCAGTGGATATATGGCATTTAAAACATCCCGTCAGGATAAAATGATTGATGAGGATTTCATTGAAAAGGAAGGTCAAGTCTATCTTGATCGAATCGAGCAGGAGCGCCAAAAGAAAAAGGCGCTGCTTGAACAGCAACCACTGCAAGATGACCAGTCTGCTAGCTAA